From Rickettsia endosymbiont of Ceutorhynchus obstrictus, a single genomic window includes:
- the acnA gene encoding aconitate hydratase AcnA, translated as MTKVNNSKYIKELSVNGISYKIFDINKAASDINLPLKKLPFSLRVLFENILRTGGREQNLLVFKEWLINKKSTAEIAFMPTRVLMQDFTGVPAIVDLAAMRDAMQKLGGDPIKINPLIPVDLVIDHSVSVDYYGSKDSFNKNVQMEMKRNLERYEFLKWGQQAFNNFRVVPPGTGICHQVNLEYLAKVIWAKEENGVNIAYPDTLVGTDSNTPMVNGLAVLGWGVGGIEAEAAMLGQSLSMILPEVIGVKLSGTLSGTATATDLVLTVTELLRKKKVVGKFVEFYGEGLESLSLADRATIANMAPEYGATCGFFPIDNETIKYLELTGRPSSHIKLVKQYAKAQNLWYSHDDAPEYTDILELNLNQVTSSLAGPKRPHDRVNLEDTANSFKQALPSLALNEADIDKKYSVNNKGYKLGNGDVVIAAITSCTNTSNPDVMIGAGLLAKKALELGLVTKPWVKTSFAPGSKVVTEYLKASGLDEYLNKLGFELVGYGCTTCIGNSGPLMPEIEEVINKNQLVVASVLSGNRNFEGRINPSTRASYLASPLLVVAYALAGTINVDLTNQPIGQNDKGKDIYLKDIWPTKQEINRVIESSIKSSMFIDKYSDIFMGTKEWQELKISNTATYNWRKDSTYIKNPPYFENKLEGVQNIISARILAIFGDFITTDHISPAGNISKSSPAAKYLTDHNIDIADFNSYGSRRGNHEVMMRGTFANIRIKNEMCGGVEGGVTVDQLNNQQVSIYEAAMNYKTRNIPLVIFAGKEYGSGSSRDWAAKGPQLLGVKAVIAESFERIHRSNLVGMGVLPLIFTNGMTRKDLQLDGSEFVNIEGLNDQIKPYQKLKCVIKKQSGKVETCDLILQIFTDNEINYIKHGSIMHLVVQNLKNAV; from the coding sequence ATGACTAAAGTCAATAATTCAAAATATATTAAGGAATTATCAGTAAACGGCATTTCATATAAAATATTTGATATCAATAAAGCTGCAAGCGACATTAATCTTCCTCTTAAGAAGCTTCCTTTTAGTTTAAGGGTGTTATTTGAAAATATATTGCGTACAGGAGGACGCGAGCAAAATCTGCTTGTTTTTAAAGAATGGTTGATAAATAAAAAATCAACGGCAGAAATAGCTTTTATGCCGACAAGGGTTTTAATGCAAGATTTTACCGGCGTGCCGGCCATCGTTGATTTGGCTGCCATGCGGGATGCTATGCAAAAACTAGGCGGAGACCCTATAAAGATTAACCCGCTTATTCCGGTAGATCTTGTTATAGATCACTCGGTAAGTGTTGATTATTACGGTTCTAAAGATTCATTTAATAAAAATGTACAAATGGAGATGAAGCGTAATTTAGAGCGTTATGAATTTTTAAAATGGGGGCAGCAAGCATTTAATAATTTTAGAGTAGTACCTCCAGGTACCGGAATTTGTCACCAAGTAAATTTAGAGTATCTCGCAAAAGTAATATGGGCAAAAGAAGAAAACGGTGTAAATATCGCTTATCCCGACACATTAGTCGGCACGGATAGCAATACCCCGATGGTTAACGGTCTTGCCGTGCTGGGTTGGGGAGTCGGTGGAATTGAAGCGGAAGCGGCAATGCTGGGGCAATCTTTGTCTATGATTTTACCGGAAGTAATAGGTGTTAAATTAAGCGGTACTTTAAGCGGTACGGCTACTGCTACCGACCTTGTTTTAACGGTGACCGAGTTGCTTAGGAAGAAAAAAGTTGTCGGAAAATTTGTTGAGTTTTACGGGGAGGGACTTGAATCTCTGTCGCTTGCCGATAGAGCAACTATTGCTAATATGGCGCCTGAATACGGTGCTACTTGCGGTTTTTTCCCGATCGATAACGAAACTATAAAATATTTGGAGCTAACCGGTAGACCTTCCTCACATATTAAATTAGTAAAACAATATGCTAAAGCACAAAATTTATGGTATAGCCATGACGATGCGCCGGAATATACCGATATTTTAGAACTAAATTTAAATCAAGTAACTTCTTCTTTAGCGGGACCGAAGCGTCCGCATGATAGAGTTAATTTAGAAGATACGGCAAATAGCTTCAAACAGGCATTGCCCTCTCTTGCTTTAAATGAAGCAGATATCGATAAAAAATATTCGGTTAATAATAAAGGCTATAAGCTTGGAAACGGTGACGTAGTAATTGCGGCGATTACTAGCTGTACTAATACCTCAAATCCTGATGTGATGATAGGAGCCGGATTGCTTGCGAAAAAAGCGCTTGAGCTGGGGCTGGTTACAAAACCGTGGGTAAAAACCTCTTTTGCTCCGGGTTCAAAAGTAGTAACGGAATATCTCAAAGCTAGCGGTCTTGATGAATATCTGAATAAATTAGGGTTTGAGTTAGTGGGTTACGGCTGCACTACCTGTATAGGTAATTCGGGACCGCTTATGCCGGAAATAGAAGAAGTTATTAATAAAAATCAGCTGGTTGTTGCCTCGGTTCTCTCCGGTAATAGAAATTTTGAGGGTAGAATAAACCCTTCTACTAGAGCCAGTTATCTTGCATCTCCCTTATTGGTTGTAGCATATGCATTAGCCGGTACTATTAATGTCGACCTTACTAATCAGCCCATAGGGCAAAATGATAAAGGAAAAGATATTTATTTAAAGGATATTTGGCCGACAAAACAAGAAATAAACCGGGTAATTGAAAGCTCAATTAAATCTTCTATGTTTATAGATAAATATTCTGATATATTTATGGGGACTAAAGAATGGCAAGAGCTGAAAATTAGCAACACGGCTACTTATAATTGGCGTAAAGATAGTACTTATATAAAAAACCCGCCTTATTTTGAAAATAAGCTAGAAGGAGTGCAGAACATAATATCGGCGCGAATACTTGCTATTTTCGGTGATTTTATTACTACCGATCATATTTCACCGGCAGGAAATATCAGCAAATCAAGCCCTGCGGCTAAATATTTAACGGACCATAATATAGATATTGCAGATTTCAATTCTTACGGATCGCGTCGCGGTAATCATGAAGTAATGATGCGTGGGACATTCGCCAATATTCGTATAAAAAACGAAATGTGCGGTGGAGTTGAAGGAGGCGTTACTGTAGATCAGTTGAATAATCAGCAAGTAAGTATTTACGAGGCGGCAATGAATTATAAAACGCGTAATATTCCGTTAGTAATTTTTGCCGGAAAAGAGTATGGTAGCGGTTCGTCAAGAGATTGGGCGGCAAAAGGACCGCAGCTGCTGGGCGTGAAAGCCGTGATTGCCGAAAGCTTTGAAAGAATTCATCGATCGAATTTGGTAGGAATGGGAGTCTTACCGCTTATTTTTACAAATGGTATGACTAGAAAAGACTTGCAGCTCGATGGATCGGAATTTGTTAATATTGAAGGATTAAATGATCAAATAAAACCTTATCAAAAACTTAAATGTGTGATAAAAAAACAAAGCGGTAAGGTAGAAACTTGTGATTTAATATTGCAAATATTTACGGATAATGAGATAAATTATATAAAACACGGTAGTATAATGCATTTAGTAGTGCAGAATTTAAAGAATGCGGTTTGA
- a CDS encoding DUF4870 family protein: protein MDKQIKEYTQAGKKNLIILYILYLCGIVAPLLPVVGAFFAYVNKDVSDRFLSSHYIFLFRTFWLAFIGYVISTITMIIYIGLVLYIAVSIWFLLRIAVGFKYLLNDQAHPNPETFWIK, encoded by the coding sequence ATGGATAAACAAATAAAAGAATACACCCAAGCGGGTAAGAAAAACTTAATTATATTATATATCTTATATTTATGTGGGATCGTTGCTCCTTTATTACCGGTAGTCGGTGCATTTTTTGCCTATGTTAATAAAGATGTTAGCGATAGATTTTTATCAAGTCATTATATATTTTTATTTCGTACTTTTTGGCTTGCATTTATCGGCTATGTCATATCAACAATTACTATGATAATTTATATCGGATTAGTGTTATATATTGCCGTATCTATTTGGTTTTTGCTGCGCATTGCCGTCGGTTTTAAATATTTATTAAACGATCAAGCGCATCCGAATCCTGAGACGTTTTGGATTAAATAA
- a CDS encoding palindromic element RPE4 domain-containing protein: protein MTEFLPLYLNVRTLVGLTTVSRKTLIKRLDAVVKPRHDTGTLCKNSSHATTPLVARNDV, encoded by the coding sequence ATGACAGAATTTTTACCTCTTTATTTAAACGTTCGTACACTAGTGGGCTTGACCACGGTATCCAGAAAAACCTTAATAAAAAGACTGGATGCCGTGGTCAAGCCACGGCATGACACCGGAACACTTTGCAAAAATTCGAGCCATGCAACAACGCCTTTGGTCGCTCGCAATGACGTTTAG
- the phaP gene encoding phasin family protein (Members of this family are phasins (small proteins associated with inclusions such as PHA granules). Note that several different families of phasins have been named PhaP despite very little sequence similarity to each other.): MLNNTQFLDMMKSYMNPEAYMSSIKNIPNVDLSSVTGTIQRAMNIFTTTNQIAIESMQTLIKKNSEILQSNVNNIVNSTKEAMNSGDIKQAADCHQQCLKSVYETSINNAKELANIAYESSAKILEAVNKNVAENVHHAAENVQKKK, translated from the coding sequence ATGTTAAATAATACACAATTTTTGGATATGATGAAATCTTATATGAATCCGGAGGCTTATATGAGTTCCATAAAAAATATACCTAATGTCGATCTTTCGTCTGTTACAGGGACTATACAAAGAGCTATGAATATTTTTACGACGACCAACCAAATAGCTATTGAAAGCATGCAGACGCTAATTAAAAAAAATTCCGAGATTTTACAAAGTAACGTTAATAATATTGTGAATTCTACTAAAGAAGCAATGAATTCCGGAGATATTAAACAAGCAGCGGATTGTCATCAACAATGTTTAAAATCAGTTTATGAAACATCTATAAATAATGCAAAAGAACTAGCAAATATTGCTTATGAATCTTCTGCAAAAATATTAGAAGCCGTAAATAAAAATGTTGCCGAGAATGTACATCATGCAGCTGAAAATGTGCAAAAGAAAAAATAA
- a CDS encoding tyrosine recombinase XerC produces MLLDIQTKELIDKWQKYLKLQKNYSDHTIIAYNNDLKHFLEFMNYYNSELVTINHIQETDIRFIRSWLSKRQCDNFVVSSIARGLSAVKNFYKFLEKTIHINCHIIFSVKNPKKNKLLPKALSQDDTIISLEHINEFTNIEWLELRNKALLILIYASGLRISEALSITKIHLQNLDFIKIVGKGNKERVIPWLPMVRSLIEEYLKLLPYELHDQESIFRGKQGKKLQPPVFNRELIKLRRFYGLPEYLTAHSFRHSFASHLLENGADLRSIQELLGHKSLSTTQSYTKTNIKHLEAVYNVSHPIKKEKYLKLT; encoded by the coding sequence ATGCTACTGGATATTCAAACTAAAGAGCTAATAGACAAATGGCAGAAATATCTTAAATTACAAAAAAATTATTCTGATCATACTATAATTGCCTATAATAACGACCTTAAACACTTTCTTGAATTTATGAATTACTATAATTCGGAATTAGTAACTATTAATCATATACAAGAGACAGATATAAGGTTTATACGAAGTTGGTTATCAAAAAGGCAGTGTGATAATTTTGTCGTTTCTTCTATTGCTAGGGGCTTATCTGCCGTAAAAAATTTTTATAAATTTTTAGAAAAGACAATTCATATAAATTGTCATATTATTTTTTCCGTTAAAAATCCTAAAAAAAATAAATTATTACCTAAAGCTTTATCACAAGACGATACTATTATATCACTTGAACATATTAATGAATTTACTAATATTGAGTGGTTGGAACTTAGAAATAAGGCACTTCTTATTCTTATTTATGCTTCAGGTTTAAGAATTTCCGAAGCATTATCTATTACTAAAATTCACCTGCAAAATTTAGATTTTATTAAGATAGTAGGCAAAGGCAATAAAGAAAGAGTTATTCCATGGTTACCCATGGTTCGCAGCTTAATTGAAGAATATTTAAAATTATTACCTTATGAGTTACATGATCAGGAATCAATATTTAGAGGAAAACAAGGCAAAAAATTGCAACCTCCTGTTTTTAATCGCGAACTTATTAAATTGAGACGTTTTTACGGTCTACCGGAATATTTAACGGCGCACTCATTTAGACACAGCTTTGCGTCTCATTTACTTGAAAACGGCGCTGATTTGCGCTCTATTCAAGAATTGTTGGGACATAAAAGCTTATCTACTACCCAAAGTTATACTAAAACGAATATTAAGCATTTAGAAGCGGTATATAACGTTTCCCATCCTATTAAAAAAGAAAAATATCTTAAATTAACATAA
- a CDS encoding type II toxin-antitoxin system PemK/MazF family toxin, which translates to MIRNKEVNRGDVYWVTLDPTIGTEINKTRPAIVISNNTQNKISSRIVVIPITSNTNNLYHFEAKITINNKEAKALTDQIRTIDKIRLGSFIARLNRAEIIEVEKALRIALSLS; encoded by the coding sequence TTGATCCGAAATAAAGAAGTTAATAGAGGCGATGTTTATTGGGTAACTCTTGATCCGACTATTGGTACTGAAATTAATAAAACAAGACCGGCAATAGTTATCTCTAATAACACTCAAAACAAGATATCAAGTAGAATAGTAGTTATTCCTATCACTTCAAATACCAATAATCTTTATCATTTTGAAGCAAAAATAACAATAAATAATAAAGAAGCAAAAGCATTAACTGATCAAATTAGGACTATAGATAAAATTAGACTAGGTAGCTTTATTGCTAGATTAAATAGAGCTGAGATTATAGAAGTTGAAAAAGCTCTTAGAATTGCCTTAAGTTTAAGCTAA
- the ccmA gene encoding heme ABC exporter ATP-binding protein CcmA has translation MLMLSFHQLIFNIEQRNLFNLSITFLPSSIICVQGANGSGKTSLLKMIANIMQPTNGNIYYKNVNCSLIEKPYCNYIGHNLGLKAEMTVFDNLKFWSEIYNSPETLEAAIHYFKLYELLNEKCYKLSKGMQKTVALARLIACQSDLWLLDEVETHLSKENRDLLNNLIVMKANSGGIILLTSHTETTIKSAQILNLEEYNAYCHPVA, from the coding sequence ATATTAATGCTCTCATTTCATCAGCTAATATTTAATATAGAGCAAAGAAATTTGTTCAATTTGAGCATTACCTTTTTACCCTCTTCTATTATTTGCGTGCAAGGAGCAAACGGCTCCGGAAAAACTTCTCTTCTTAAAATGATTGCAAATATTATGCAGCCGACTAACGGGAATATTTATTATAAGAATGTAAATTGCAGCCTTATAGAAAAACCTTACTGCAACTATATAGGTCATAATTTAGGTTTAAAAGCTGAAATGACTGTTTTTGATAATCTTAAATTTTGGTCGGAAATTTATAACTCACCTGAAACACTTGAGGCAGCAATACATTATTTTAAATTATATGAGTTGTTAAATGAGAAATGCTATAAACTCTCTAAAGGCATGCAGAAGACAGTGGCGTTAGCAAGGCTTATTGCTTGTCAATCGGATTTATGGTTATTGGATGAAGTAGAGACTCACTTAAGCAAAGAGAACCGAGATTTATTAAATAATTTGATTGTTATGAAAGCAAATAGCGGCGGGATCATTCTTTTAACGTCACACACGGAAACGACAATTAAATCTGCACAAATATTGAATCTTGAAGAATATAATGCTTATTGTCACCCCGTGGCCTGA
- the dksA gene encoding RNA polymerase-binding protein DksA, with protein MPKLILPSGYTPSKEEEYMNPLQLEYFRQKLLEWKDSLLGESRETLNHLKEENWNEPDFNDRASIETDTAFELRTRDRYRKLLDKIEDALLRIENKDYGYCEETGEPIGIKRLQARPVATLCIEAQERHENYEKNHLDEPTR; from the coding sequence ATGCCTAAACTTATATTACCATCAGGTTACACCCCTTCTAAAGAAGAGGAATATATGAACCCTTTGCAACTAGAATATTTTAGACAAAAACTTTTAGAGTGGAAAGATTCGTTATTAGGTGAATCACGAGAAACTTTAAACCATCTTAAAGAAGAAAATTGGAACGAACCCGATTTTAACGATCGAGCTTCGATTGAAACAGATACGGCTTTTGAACTTCGCACAAGAGACAGATATCGAAAATTACTTGATAAAATAGAAGACGCTTTATTACGTATAGAAAATAAAGACTACGGTTATTGTGAAGAAACAGGTGAGCCGATCGGCATAAAACGACTACAAGCACGACCTGTTGCCACATTGTGCATTGAAGCACAAGAACGGCACGAAAATTATGAAAAAAATCATCTAGACGAACCGACTCGTTAG